From the genome of Triticum aestivum cultivar Chinese Spring chromosome 3B, IWGSC CS RefSeq v2.1, whole genome shotgun sequence, one region includes:
- the LOC123071041 gene encoding pentatricopeptide repeat-containing protein At1g69290: MRALLCVRLRRLLYLPLSGRPFSSSSSSDGTHEIPTVYSFLQPNIFAPRARPQPPPPPPSPPAPGPAPEALPVADAVALEESLLAAAAEDRSDDAWLAFKSLAAASLSPSPPAAAALVSHLVADNHRLGLKRAFAAAVFLLEKSPHASPLPEAALEALFSSLAASGSAAPALALARALLGCGRRLPAFSAWGLPLIELTRADTGSFAAFLKVFEEACKLMAEEKSPSVVAVMRPDLAACNAVLDGCCRRLGSVTDAEKVLEIMSAVGVSPDVESFGHLAFLYAWRAVPSRVDELDKLLEALGFSKKGFFKNLVSGYLKSCSFESVSSIILRVVEERRVEDGNPFDDECYTEVAQCFVDNGRIRELAQLIFQAQEIESTHKLLAADDSVGFGIVNACVGLGLLNKAHSILDEMTAQGASVGLGIYTPILKAYCKEQKTAEAAQLVAEISAAGLQLDAGSYDALIDASMTAHDFQSAFALFKDMREARLPDLRTSYLTIMTGLTENNRPELMASFLDAVVDDPRIEIATHDWNSIIHAFCKVGRLEDARRTYRRMLFLLYEPNNQTYLSLINGYLSAEKYFNVLILWTEVRRKGADFNHELIDAFLHALVKGGFFDMAMQVIEKAQELKIFVDKWRHKQAFMETHKKLKVAKLRKRNFRKMEALIAFKNWAGLNS, translated from the coding sequence ATGCGCGCCCTCCTCTGCGTCCGCCTCCGGCGCCTGCTCTATCTGCCCCTAAGCGGGaggcccttctcctcctcctcctcctccgacggaaCCCACGAGATCCCCACCGTATACTCCTTCCTCCAGCCTAACATCTTCGCGCCGCGCGCCAGGCCccaacccccgccgccgccgccgtcacctcccGCTCCGGGCCCCGCGCCCGAAGCCCTGCCCGTCGCGGACGCCGTCGCGCTCGAAGAAagcctgctcgccgccgccgccgaggaccGCTCGGATGACGCGTGGCTCGCGTTCAAGTCCCTGGCGGCGGCCTCCCTCTCGCCGTCGCCTCCCGCCGCGGCGGCCCTCGTATCCCACCTCGTCGCGGACAACCACCGCCTCGGCCTCAAGCGCGCCTTTGCCGCCGCCGTCTTCCTGCTGGAGAAGAGCCCCCATGCCTCTCCCCTCCCGGAGGCCGCGCTCGAGGCCCTCTTCTCCTCCCTCGCCGCGTCGGGCTCCGCGGCCCCGGCGCTGGCCCTCGCGCGTGCTCTCCTCGGCTGCGGGCGCCGCCTGCCGGCTTTCTCCGCCTGGGGCCTTCCGCTGATAGAGCTCACCCGCGCTGACACGGGCTCGTTTGCGGCCTTCTTGAAGGTGTTTGAAGAAGCCTGCAAGCTCATGGCGGAGGAGAAGTCTCCGTCTGTGGTAGCGGTCATGCGGCCTGATCTCGCGGCCTGCAATGCTGTTCTTGATGGATGCTGCCGCAGGCTCGGCTCAgtcacagatgctgagaaggtctTGGAGATTATGTCAGCTGTTGGGGTGTCACCAGACGTGGAGAGCTTTGGACATCTTGCCTTCTTGTATGCGTGGAGGGCTGTTCCAAGCCGGGTCGATGAGCTCGATAAGTTGCTGGAAGCTCTGGGCTTCAGCAAGAAAGGGTTTTTCAAGAATTTAGTGAGTGGGTATTTGAAGTCTTGCAGCTTTGAGTCTGTTTCGTCGATCATACTTCGTGTCGTGGAGGAGAGAAGAGTTGAGGATGGCAATCCATTTGATGATGAGTGCTATACCGAGGTTGCACAATGCTTTGTTGATAATGGGAGGATCAGGGAATTGGCTCAGTTGATCTTCCAAGCACAAGAGATTGAGTCGACACATAAATTGCTGGCAGCTGATGATTCTGTTGGGTTTGGGATTGTCAATGCTTGTGTCGGACTTGGTCTATTGAACAAGGCTCATAGCATACTTGATGAAATGACTGCCCAAGGAGCCTCTGTGGGGCTAGGTATATACACCCCAATCTTGAAAGCATATTGCAAGGAGCAGAAGACTGCAGAGGCTGCACAGCTTGTGGCGGAGATTAGCGCAGCAGGACTACAACTTGATGCCGGCAGTTATGATGCTCTTATTGATGCTTCTATGACAGCCCATGATTTCCAGTCTGCGTTTGCACTTTTCAAAGATATGAGGGAGGCGAGGCTACCAGATCTTAGGACAAGTTATCTTACTATAATGACAGGCTTGACGGAGAACAACCGGCCTGAGCTCATGGCATCATTCTTGGACGCCGTGGTTGATGACCCGAGAATAGAGATTGCTACACATGATTGGAACTCTATAATACATGCCTTTTGCAAGGTTGGGAGGTTAGAGGATGCTCGAAGAACATACCGAAGGATGCTATTCCTGTTATATGAACCAAACAATCAGACATACCTCTCACTTATCAATGGGTATCTCTCAGCAGAGAAGTACTTTAATGTGCTCATACTATGGACAGAAGTGAGGAGGAAGGGGGCTGATTTTAACCACGAGTTGATTGATGCCTTTCTGCATGCTTTGGTCAAGGGTGGATTTTTTGATATGGCAATGCAGGTGATTGAGAAGGCACAAGAGTTGAAAATATTTGTAGATAAGTGGAGGCACAAACAAGCCTTCATGGAAACCCACAAGAAGCTAAAAGTGGCGAAGCTGAGAAAGCGCAACTTTAGGAAAATGGAAGCTCTCATCGCGTTCAAGAACTGGGCGGGTCTTAACTCATAA